A region of Salinibacter sp. 10B DNA encodes the following proteins:
- a CDS encoding ubiquitin-like small modifier protein 1 yields the protein MPTTEATTVTVRIPTPLRSATDGESTVKVEGNTVDEVLRALVNEYPDLANNLFNDDDELRQFVNIYVDDEDVRFGDGIDTKLEPGNEVSIVPSIAGG from the coding sequence ATGCCAACTACAGAAGCAACCACCGTCACCGTCCGCATTCCCACTCCGCTCCGCTCAGCCACCGACGGCGAAAGCACTGTGAAGGTGGAGGGCAACACTGTGGACGAGGTACTCCGTGCACTCGTCAATGAATACCCCGACCTCGCCAACAACCTCTTCAACGACGATGATGAGTTGCGCCAGTTCGTCAATATCTACGTGGACGACGAAGACGTGCGCTTTGGCGACGGAATCGACACCAAGCTAGAACCCGGCAACGAAGTGTCAATTGTCCCCTCCATCGCCGGAGGCTGA
- the moeB gene encoding molybdopterin-synthase adenylyltransferase MoeB, producing MSTTTAEPKSRQANLSSEELQRYSRHLTLPEFGKEGQEKLKNASVLLVGAGGLGSPAATYLAAAGVGRIGLVDFDTVEASNLQRQILYGTSDVGRPKLEAASERLHDLNPHVEVERHEVRLTSDNALDIIDDYDVVADGTDNFPTRYLVNDACVMTGTPNVYASIFRFEGQVSVFATEDGPCYRCLYEEPPPPGLVPSCAEGGVLGILPGFIGTLQATEVIKLLTGIGKPLIGRLLMVDALEMNFRTLNVPTNPDCPVCGTDPSVTELIDYEAFCGINFDGSENGSSDDVSDSKDSVPEISVHDLKQRRDDGDAPFLLDVREPYEAEIASIDADQLIPVDQLEKRLDELEASKDEEVVVHCRSGGRSAKATKMLREKGYKASNLAGGVLAWSDEIDPNVPQY from the coding sequence ATGTCTACGACTACCGCAGAACCGAAATCGCGACAGGCCAACCTCTCTTCAGAGGAGTTGCAGCGCTACAGTCGGCACCTCACGCTTCCAGAGTTTGGGAAGGAGGGGCAGGAAAAGCTCAAAAACGCCTCCGTCCTCCTCGTGGGCGCCGGCGGCCTGGGCTCACCCGCGGCCACCTATCTGGCCGCCGCCGGCGTGGGCCGCATCGGCCTCGTTGACTTCGACACGGTGGAGGCCTCTAACCTCCAACGACAGATTCTTTATGGTACCAGCGACGTGGGACGTCCCAAGCTGGAGGCGGCGTCAGAGCGCCTGCATGACCTCAACCCGCACGTCGAGGTGGAACGCCACGAGGTACGCCTCACCAGCGACAACGCCCTCGACATCATCGACGACTATGACGTGGTCGCGGACGGGACCGACAACTTTCCGACCCGCTATCTGGTGAACGACGCCTGTGTGATGACGGGAACGCCGAACGTGTACGCGTCCATCTTCCGGTTTGAGGGACAAGTCTCCGTCTTTGCCACCGAAGACGGCCCCTGCTATCGCTGCCTCTACGAAGAGCCGCCCCCTCCGGGCCTCGTCCCCTCCTGCGCCGAGGGCGGCGTGCTCGGTATCCTGCCTGGCTTTATCGGCACGCTCCAGGCCACGGAGGTCATCAAACTGCTCACCGGTATCGGCAAGCCGCTCATCGGGCGCCTGCTCATGGTGGACGCACTGGAGATGAACTTCCGCACGCTCAACGTGCCGACGAACCCCGACTGCCCGGTCTGCGGCACCGATCCATCGGTCACGGAACTGATTGACTACGAAGCGTTTTGCGGCATCAACTTCGATGGTTCTGAAAACGGTTCTTCCGACGACGTGTCCGACTCTAAGGATTCTGTTCCCGAAATCTCCGTCCACGACCTGAAGCAGCGCCGCGACGACGGCGATGCTCCCTTCCTGCTTGACGTGCGCGAGCCGTACGAGGCCGAAATCGCAAGCATTGATGCCGACCAGTTGATTCCGGTCGATCAGCTCGAAAAGCGTCTCGACGAGTTGGAGGCAAGCAAAGACGAGGAGGTCGTCGTGCACTGCCGCTCGGGCGGTCGCTCGGCAAAGGCCACAAAGATGCTTCGGGAAAAAGGCTACAAGGCCTCAAACCTCGCGGGCGGCGTGCTTGCCTGGAGCGACGAGATTGACCCGAACGTGCCGCAGTATTAG
- a CDS encoding cysteine synthase family protein, giving the protein MPYDVPSPPSPTRGASAGASSALIENVGSTPLLRLDGVTDDLPSTVTVCAKAEYLNPGGSVKDRPALRMIQDGLESGTFEPHQTLIDATSGNTGIAYAMIGAAMDLDVTLALPENASEERKKVLHSYGAELLLTDPMAGTDGAQERVKEIVEAHPGRYFYPDQYNNDANWQSHYDGTGAEIWNQTDGGITHFVTGLGTTGTFMGISRRLKDYDPSIQCVAMQPATAMHGMEGLKHMETALVPGIYAPDEVDVHRTCSTERAYAMTRRLAREEGLLVGPSAGANVATALDVARSLDAGVVVTILCDTGSRYLSDDFWNEG; this is encoded by the coding sequence ATGCCCTACGACGTCCCTTCTCCTCCCTCCCCCACCCGTGGTGCATCCGCGGGGGCTTCGTCTGCCCTCATCGAAAATGTGGGCAGCACCCCCCTACTCCGCCTCGACGGCGTGACGGACGATCTTCCGTCGACAGTGACGGTGTGTGCAAAGGCGGAATACTTGAACCCCGGCGGCTCGGTGAAAGATCGTCCCGCCCTCCGCATGATTCAGGACGGACTGGAGAGCGGGACCTTCGAGCCGCACCAGACCCTCATCGATGCGACGAGCGGCAATACGGGCATTGCCTACGCCATGATCGGGGCGGCGATGGACCTCGACGTGACGCTTGCCCTCCCCGAAAACGCCTCGGAGGAGCGAAAGAAGGTGCTACACAGCTATGGGGCTGAACTGCTGCTCACAGACCCGATGGCGGGCACCGACGGGGCCCAGGAGCGCGTGAAGGAAATCGTCGAGGCCCATCCCGGTCGCTACTTCTATCCCGACCAGTACAACAACGACGCCAACTGGCAATCGCACTACGACGGAACCGGTGCCGAGATTTGGAATCAGACCGATGGCGGGATCACGCACTTCGTCACGGGCCTCGGCACCACGGGCACGTTCATGGGCATCTCCCGACGCCTCAAAGACTACGATCCGTCCATTCAGTGCGTCGCGATGCAGCCGGCGACAGCGATGCACGGCATGGAGGGGCTCAAGCACATGGAAACGGCGCTCGTCCCCGGCATCTACGCCCCCGACGAGGTCGACGTCCACCGCACCTGCTCCACCGAAAGAGCCTACGCCATGACCCGCCGTCTGGCCCGCGAGGAGGGGCTGCTCGTCGGTCCTTCGGCCGGCGCGAACGTGGCAACGGCACTCGACGTGGCGCGGTCGCTGGACGCTGGAGTCGTCGTCACCATCCTCTGCGACACCGGCTCGCGCTATCTGAGCGACGACTTTTGGAATGAAGGGTAA
- a CDS encoding valine--tRNA ligase → MPDATPALASMSKAYDPSDIEEKWYDYWEENGYFEADADSDADSHVIMMPPPNVTGRLHIGHALQDSIQDAITRIRRMQGEETLWMPGLDHAGIATQNAVEGKLREEEGQTRHDLGRENFVERVWDWKEEYGDIILDQKRKLGDSCDWSRQRFTMDEGFTRAVQEVFVQLYEEGLIYRGDYLVNWDPENETALSDEEVENEERQGHLWHVRYPLKDAGEEYVTIATTRPETMLGDTAIAVSPDDERYQHLVGKTAILPLLNREIPIIADERIDSEFGTGALKVTPAHDETDFEIGEDHDLEKITIMSPKGAINENGGPYEGLDRFEARDKIVADLEEEGLLVEVEDYMMSVPISERSEAVIEPLISRQWFVEMEPLAEPAIEAVREGEIEFFPDRWANEYFRWMENIRDWCISRQLWWGHRIPVWYYTDENGEADPDQGYVVSIDQPEEGMVQETDVLDTWFSSWLWPFATLGWPEETDDLEKFYPTDVLVSGYDILFFWIARMIMAGYEFTGEPPFKNVFITGMVKDEQGRWMSKSLGNGIDPLEMVDQYGADATRFTLTLLCAQGQDIKLAPSKFEMGRNFANKIWNAFNVFGQFMETDDEGQPTASYERTRSFEELELVEQWMLHRLNTAVEDIDDSLDRYRLNEIAERVYDVFWRDYCDWYLELIKPPHGEEMSEEKMALATEIYETLLKLLHPLMPFITEELWWKVRPREEGEACIVADWPEADVALMDEEAAESFELIQEMISGIRGIKSDYGVGLGHEIDATVSVPERADELVKTVRQYADYFDKLASVTNLTVEPGAEKPKASASVVVGRCEVFVPLAGMIDLEQERERLRKEIDEKEDFLESVEKKLNNPQFVNKAPDEVVDRERQKKEDATAELKRLRSNLEDLQEV, encoded by the coding sequence ATGCCTGACGCCACCCCTGCGCTTGCCTCGATGAGCAAGGCCTACGATCCGTCCGATATTGAGGAGAAGTGGTACGACTATTGGGAGGAGAACGGCTACTTCGAGGCCGATGCCGACAGCGACGCCGATTCGCATGTGATTATGATGCCGCCCCCGAACGTCACGGGACGGCTGCACATTGGGCACGCGCTGCAGGACTCCATTCAGGATGCCATCACCCGTATTCGCCGAATGCAGGGAGAGGAGACGCTGTGGATGCCGGGGCTCGATCACGCAGGCATTGCCACGCAAAATGCTGTGGAGGGCAAACTGCGCGAAGAGGAGGGCCAGACCCGCCACGATCTCGGGCGCGAGAATTTTGTAGAGCGGGTGTGGGACTGGAAAGAAGAGTACGGCGACATCATCCTCGACCAGAAACGGAAGCTGGGGGACTCCTGTGATTGGAGCCGCCAGCGCTTTACGATGGACGAGGGCTTTACACGGGCCGTGCAGGAGGTCTTCGTCCAGCTCTACGAGGAAGGTCTCATCTATCGGGGGGACTATCTGGTGAACTGGGATCCTGAAAATGAGACTGCCCTTTCCGACGAGGAGGTCGAAAACGAAGAGCGCCAGGGGCACCTCTGGCACGTCCGCTATCCCCTGAAGGACGCAGGCGAGGAGTACGTGACGATTGCGACGACGCGTCCGGAGACGATGCTGGGCGACACTGCCATTGCGGTGAGCCCGGACGACGAACGGTATCAGCATCTCGTGGGCAAGACAGCCATTCTGCCGCTGCTGAACCGCGAAATTCCGATCATTGCCGACGAGCGGATCGACAGCGAGTTTGGAACCGGTGCGCTCAAGGTCACGCCGGCCCACGACGAGACGGACTTCGAGATTGGGGAGGATCACGACCTCGAGAAGATCACCATCATGAGTCCGAAGGGGGCAATCAATGAGAACGGTGGACCCTACGAAGGACTCGATCGCTTCGAGGCACGCGACAAAATTGTAGCAGACCTGGAGGAGGAGGGCCTGCTGGTAGAGGTCGAGGACTATATGATGAGCGTGCCCATCTCTGAGCGGTCGGAGGCGGTGATTGAGCCGCTCATTTCGCGGCAGTGGTTCGTGGAAATGGAGCCGCTGGCGGAACCGGCGATTGAGGCGGTCCGCGAAGGGGAGATCGAGTTCTTTCCCGACCGCTGGGCAAATGAGTACTTCCGCTGGATGGAGAACATCCGCGACTGGTGCATCAGCCGTCAGCTGTGGTGGGGGCACCGGATTCCGGTCTGGTACTACACCGACGAGAACGGGGAGGCCGACCCCGATCAGGGCTACGTGGTGAGCATCGACCAGCCGGAGGAGGGCATGGTGCAGGAAACCGACGTGCTCGACACCTGGTTCTCGTCCTGGCTCTGGCCCTTCGCTACACTCGGCTGGCCGGAGGAGACCGACGACCTGGAGAAGTTTTATCCGACCGATGTTCTCGTGTCGGGCTACGACATTCTCTTTTTCTGGATCGCCCGCATGATCATGGCGGGCTACGAGTTTACGGGCGAGCCGCCGTTCAAGAACGTCTTCATCACCGGCATGGTGAAGGACGAGCAAGGCCGCTGGATGTCGAAGAGTCTCGGCAACGGCATCGATCCGCTGGAGATGGTGGATCAGTATGGGGCCGACGCCACGCGCTTCACGCTCACCCTTCTCTGTGCACAGGGGCAGGACATCAAGCTTGCCCCTTCGAAGTTTGAGATGGGCCGCAACTTTGCCAATAAGATCTGGAATGCCTTCAACGTCTTCGGGCAGTTTATGGAGACGGACGATGAAGGACAGCCTACAGCGTCGTATGAGCGTACGCGCTCGTTCGAGGAGCTGGAGCTGGTGGAGCAGTGGATGCTGCATCGCCTCAATACGGCGGTCGAGGACATCGACGACTCCCTCGACCGCTATCGCCTCAACGAGATTGCGGAGCGCGTCTACGACGTCTTCTGGCGCGACTACTGCGACTGGTACCTGGAGCTCATCAAGCCTCCCCACGGCGAGGAGATGAGCGAGGAGAAAATGGCCCTGGCCACGGAGATCTACGAGACGCTCCTCAAGCTTCTGCATCCCCTCATGCCGTTCATTACGGAGGAGTTGTGGTGGAAGGTGCGGCCGCGCGAGGAGGGAGAGGCTTGCATCGTGGCTGACTGGCCAGAGGCCGATGTAGCCCTCATGGACGAAGAGGCAGCCGAGAGCTTCGAGCTCATCCAGGAGATGATTTCTGGTATTCGTGGTATCAAGAGCGATTACGGCGTGGGACTGGGGCACGAGATTGATGCGACGGTGAGTGTGCCCGAGCGGGCTGATGAGTTGGTCAAGACGGTGCGCCAGTACGCCGACTACTTCGATAAGCTGGCCAGCGTCACGAATTTGACCGTCGAACCGGGGGCGGAGAAGCCGAAGGCCAGCGCCTCGGTGGTTGTGGGACGCTGTGAGGTGTTCGTTCCGCTGGCTGGCATGATCGACCTCGAACAGGAGCGGGAACGGCTCCGAAAGGAGATCGACGAAAAGGAAGACTTCCTCGAAAGCGTCGAAAAGAAGCTTAACAATCCGCAGTTCGTAAACAAAGCCCCCGACGAGGTAGTGGACCGGGAGCGTCAGAAGAAGGAGGACGCAACCGCCGAACTGAAACGTCTACGGAGCAATCTGGAAGATCTCCAAGAGGTGTAA
- a CDS encoding M67 family metallopeptidase, whose protein sequence is MIATNDILESIRQHGADAYPEEGCGFLLGTVTDDGENRVVTARRATNRQPERRTRRYQLTAEDYREADEAARKQGLDVVGIYHSHPDHPARPSETDLEEATFPGFTYVIVSVNDGVPEDLTAWSLAPDRSEFLHEKIALPAPKTA, encoded by the coding sequence ATGATTGCAACGAACGACATTCTCGAAAGCATCCGCCAACACGGCGCCGACGCCTATCCCGAAGAGGGCTGTGGCTTTCTGCTCGGCACGGTGACCGACGACGGCGAAAATCGCGTGGTCACGGCGCGGCGCGCTACAAACCGGCAGCCCGAACGCCGGACGCGTCGCTACCAGTTGACGGCAGAAGACTATCGGGAGGCAGACGAGGCCGCCCGTAAGCAGGGCCTCGATGTGGTGGGCATTTACCACTCGCACCCCGACCACCCGGCCCGCCCATCCGAAACGGACCTGGAGGAGGCCACCTTCCCGGGATTCACCTACGTCATCGTGTCCGTGAACGACGGGGTCCCCGAAGACTTGACGGCCTGGTCCCTCGCCCCGGATCGCTCCGAGTTTCTGCACGAGAAGATTGCCCTCCCGGCCCCCAAAACCGCATAA
- a CDS encoding FxLYD domain-containing protein → MIRRLLASLLLLIVGIGAVACGGEGARGGANIQVIEPRLVRSPSGRRAFSGTLVNAGRQPVSIAQVDVALYDDSGSPVETVRIEVKDVSARDSVDFSGTIDSDKSFHQAQVKSILTP, encoded by the coding sequence ATGATACGCCGACTCCTTGCTTCGCTCCTTCTACTGATCGTTGGGATAGGAGCCGTTGCGTGTGGCGGGGAAGGGGCACGTGGGGGAGCCAATATACAGGTGATTGAGCCTCGACTTGTCCGGTCGCCAAGTGGTAGGCGGGCATTTTCGGGCACACTGGTCAACGCGGGACGTCAGCCTGTGAGCATTGCGCAGGTGGACGTGGCCCTCTACGATGACAGTGGGTCGCCCGTTGAAACCGTCCGGATTGAGGTGAAAGATGTGTCGGCGCGGGACTCCGTTGACTTTAGCGGGACCATCGATTCAGACAAATCCTTTCACCAGGCGCAAGTCAAGAGCATCCTAACGCCGTGA
- a CDS encoding helix-turn-helix domain-containing protein: protein MTLVPATVLVVEDNDEMRAFLRRQLVDHYRVIEAASGDEAWTRLREERPDLLLSDAEMPGTDGWTLGRRVKVSEDLPSIPVILLEGDPTEPQEAEGGTAQDRRKTEQWATEENGTRRDSSEGVAVAGGEAVQRERAASAAMPSADAVLKKPFALDELQSELERYLPTRELPRYADSAGEFLKDVIRTIERRLHDPDFTAGALANAMSLSRRHLTRQLKEAVGTTPAALIRERRIERAKAHFEAGDTKVRDVCTTVGFRSASHFSQSFREYEGCSPTTYIERNAPS from the coding sequence ATGACACTTGTACCAGCAACAGTCCTCGTTGTAGAGGACAACGATGAAATGCGCGCATTTCTTCGTCGGCAGCTTGTGGATCACTATCGTGTGATCGAAGCGGCCAGTGGGGATGAGGCGTGGACCCGACTCCGGGAAGAGCGGCCGGATCTCCTGCTCAGTGATGCCGAGATGCCGGGCACGGACGGATGGACCCTGGGGCGCCGAGTCAAAGTCTCTGAAGATCTTCCGTCTATTCCAGTCATTCTGCTGGAAGGTGACCCGACTGAACCTCAAGAGGCCGAGGGGGGGACAGCGCAAGACAGAAGAAAGACGGAGCAATGGGCAACTGAGGAGAACGGCACTAGGAGGGATTCCAGCGAGGGAGTGGCGGTCGCGGGAGGAGAAGCCGTGCAGCGTGAAAGAGCAGCGTCTGCGGCAATGCCGAGTGCCGATGCCGTGCTAAAAAAGCCGTTTGCCCTGGATGAACTGCAAAGTGAACTGGAACGGTACCTGCCCACGCGAGAGCTTCCCCGTTACGCCGATTCGGCCGGAGAATTTCTAAAAGACGTGATACGAACAATTGAGCGTCGTCTCCATGATCCCGACTTTACGGCGGGGGCGCTGGCGAATGCGATGTCCCTCAGTCGGCGACATCTTACCCGACAGTTGAAGGAGGCGGTGGGGACGACCCCAGCGGCCCTCATCCGGGAGCGTCGCATCGAACGAGCAAAGGCGCATTTTGAGGCCGGGGATACAAAAGTGCGAGACGTGTGCACCACGGTTGGTTTCCGATCTGCCTCACACTTTTCTCAGTCCTTTCGGGAGTACGAGGGGTGTTCGCCGACAACCTATATCGAGCGGAACGCGCCCTCCTAG
- a CDS encoding S49 family peptidase, producing the protein MLVLLFGVDGAFGQSSSRPDMASYYETTDFLGAPPSVFREGLLGYGNPALPTLAGNHFVAAWSTDGREAASVDDWGVFTSVGGMGAGVLRRKMGPLRTTGYHLSLSGGTGDAAFGIGYQGFAGDATAIGRYNRIRVGTIARPSPYVSFGLIGNVALETDDREVVGEVGLRPLGTSRLTLFADAAWGDGQAVDDVPWSAGAAVEILPGLDVRGRYFENDAVSLGLRLELGRGGLDSQSRIAPDGDYDGQVYRVRVGAYEPSAIAESVRDGKEHVTLSTDGSVRYQETRFGSLFMEDAPRFYEILRTLEQAGQNERIAALALNLSDLQISPELAWELRSAMEAVQRNGVKVVVHLESGGMTAYHLASVADVVALDPQGLLTLPGYASSRTFVKGTLDKLGLGVQAWRFFEYKSAFERFSRADFSSADSLQRKQYVDDQYELVRDAVAEARSIDTDTLDRIIDQKTILTAQEARQAGLVDTLARWHDREEVLRNVTPDETSALDADVLDQITTATRDWGAKPEVAIVYGIGATQVEGGMGSRKLSKQIRELAEDDDVAAVVFRVDSPGGSPVAAAQVGDAIKMCAEKKPVIVSQGQLAGSGGYWVSTHADTIVAGPNTVTGSIGVIGGWIYDDGFSDKTGLSSDVVQRGERADLFKGIRLPLLGIPIPTRQLTDEELARIETVIRKEYDQFVAAVADGRDTTSAHIREIGEGRIYSGLDGKEVGLVDEIGGLSTAINLARTAAGLTPAESTVREVNPYSGAFSFGRILPGGLETFFTTPKNEQAVQDDPEVTFLRLMLKHQPSPLVLLPPTYSRMAE; encoded by the coding sequence ATGCTCGTTCTGCTTTTCGGTGTCGACGGGGCGTTCGGACAGTCCTCTTCCCGCCCCGATATGGCGTCGTACTACGAGACGACCGACTTTCTCGGAGCGCCCCCCTCCGTCTTTCGGGAAGGGCTATTGGGGTACGGCAATCCGGCGCTCCCGACGCTTGCAGGCAATCACTTCGTGGCGGCGTGGTCGACCGACGGGCGGGAGGCGGCCTCGGTGGACGACTGGGGCGTCTTTACGAGTGTTGGGGGAATGGGGGCGGGGGTGCTTCGGCGAAAGATGGGGCCGCTCCGGACTACGGGGTACCACCTGAGTCTGTCGGGCGGGACGGGCGACGCGGCGTTCGGGATTGGATACCAGGGCTTTGCGGGCGACGCCACGGCGATTGGGCGCTACAATCGTATCCGGGTAGGGACGATTGCGCGGCCCAGCCCGTACGTGTCCTTTGGGCTCATCGGCAACGTGGCGCTGGAGACGGACGACCGGGAGGTGGTGGGAGAAGTTGGACTTCGCCCGCTCGGCACTTCTCGCCTCACCCTTTTTGCCGATGCGGCCTGGGGCGACGGGCAGGCGGTCGACGACGTGCCCTGGAGTGCCGGGGCGGCGGTCGAGATCCTTCCGGGTCTCGATGTTCGGGGGCGATATTTTGAGAACGATGCTGTATCGCTCGGTCTTCGGTTGGAGCTCGGACGCGGCGGCCTCGACAGCCAGTCGCGGATTGCGCCGGACGGCGACTACGACGGGCAGGTGTACCGGGTTCGGGTAGGAGCGTACGAGCCCAGCGCGATTGCCGAATCGGTGCGCGACGGAAAGGAGCACGTCACGCTGTCGACGGATGGATCGGTGCGCTATCAGGAGACGCGCTTCGGATCCCTGTTTATGGAAGATGCGCCCCGGTTCTACGAGATCCTGCGCACCCTGGAGCAGGCCGGGCAGAACGAGCGGATCGCGGCCCTTGCCCTGAACCTGTCAGACCTTCAGATTTCACCGGAGTTGGCATGGGAGCTGCGCAGTGCCATGGAGGCGGTCCAGCGAAACGGGGTGAAGGTGGTCGTGCACCTGGAAAGTGGCGGGATGACGGCCTATCATCTTGCAAGTGTGGCCGACGTAGTCGCCCTCGATCCACAGGGCCTTCTCACACTTCCGGGCTACGCGTCGAGTCGCACGTTCGTAAAAGGCACCCTCGACAAGTTGGGGCTTGGGGTGCAGGCATGGCGCTTCTTTGAGTACAAGTCGGCGTTCGAACGCTTCTCGCGTGCCGACTTCTCCTCAGCTGACAGTCTGCAGCGAAAGCAGTATGTGGACGATCAGTACGAGCTCGTGCGGGATGCGGTCGCGGAGGCACGATCAATAGACACGGATACTCTCGATCGCATCATCGACCAAAAAACAATTCTCACGGCACAGGAGGCCCGGCAGGCGGGGCTCGTGGACACCCTTGCCCGCTGGCACGACCGCGAGGAGGTGCTAAGGAATGTGACGCCCGACGAGACGTCCGCACTCGACGCCGATGTTCTTGATCAGATCACGACTGCCACCCGCGATTGGGGGGCGAAGCCTGAGGTGGCAATCGTTTATGGCATCGGGGCCACGCAGGTGGAGGGCGGCATGGGCAGTCGGAAGCTCAGCAAGCAGATTCGGGAGCTGGCTGAGGACGACGACGTGGCGGCGGTGGTCTTCCGGGTCGATTCGCCGGGAGGTTCGCCAGTGGCCGCCGCGCAGGTGGGCGACGCCATCAAGATGTGTGCGGAGAAAAAGCCGGTGATTGTAAGTCAGGGACAACTGGCGGGCTCAGGTGGATATTGGGTGTCGACGCATGCCGACACAATTGTGGCTGGCCCGAATACCGTCACTGGCTCGATTGGTGTCATCGGCGGCTGGATCTACGACGACGGCTTCAGTGACAAGACGGGATTGTCGAGCGACGTGGTGCAACGGGGAGAGCGGGCGGACCTCTTCAAAGGCATCCGGCTGCCGCTTCTGGGCATTCCAATCCCGACCCGGCAGCTCACGGACGAAGAGTTGGCGCGGATTGAGACTGTCATTCGAAAGGAGTACGACCAGTTCGTCGCAGCTGTGGCGGACGGACGCGACACGACTAGTGCCCACATTCGAGAGATTGGCGAGGGACGCATTTATTCCGGCCTCGACGGGAAGGAGGTGGGGCTTGTGGACGAGATTGGGGGACTCTCCACAGCCATCAATCTTGCCCGAACGGCCGCGGGCCTCACTCCGGCGGAATCGACCGTACGGGAAGTCAATCCTTATTCCGGGGCCTTCAGCTTCGGACGGATTCTTCCGGGGGGGCTCGAAACGTTCTTTACGACCCCGAAGAACGAGCAGGC